In a genomic window of Nostoc sp. UHCC 0870:
- a CDS encoding glycoside hydrolase family 15 protein: MTTATALQARLEYYYQQIKTIILTRQNPITGLLPASTAVTAHGDYTDAWVRDNVYSILAVWGLALAYRKVDEDKGRTYELEHSVVKLMRGLLFAMMRQSHKVEQFKHTQSLLDGLHAKYNTTTGDIVVGDDEWGHLQLDATSIFLLMLAQMTASGLQITYTIDEVNFIQNLVYYIGRAYRTPDYGIWERGNKINHGNAELNASSVGMAKAALEAINGLDLFGVRGSQASVIHVLPDEIARARITLESLLPRESASKEIDAALLSIISYPAFAVEDVQLRERTLNEIINKLQGKYGCKRFLRDGHQTVLEDNQRLHYEPWELKQFEHIECEWPLFFTYLALDGLFCGDQKQTKFYQESLASLLVERDGLHLLPEVYYVPDENVEAEKLVPQSQPRLPNENVPLVWAQSLYFLGEMLSEGLLALGDIDPLGRHLCVGKKREALVQIALLAEDEDLQAKLEVHGIETQTPKQVEPIQVRKAGELSHIYTQIGRNDKLGLTGRPVRRLRSLTTSRIFRIQGETVVFLPSFLDSQQFYLTLDYHFLLDQIRSELAYIQKYWSDLGRPTLSLMLTHTILETGSQALLELMQELKEGVCNGVQVKLGRLNQLMLTAGIQRIDFLQDGEFSQSPMQNAAPHCYYLAYHPGKSWRLGHTQEFQMECETNLSFLLSSLRSSENLYEQIELLQTLTRLQGLEFDTGFGGPGYPVTVAYLLDEVYTKAGDSGHWAVVRRAAGLRQMVDIGLSDAVTIILVRGKQIAVGRAYSEASLITVPMPHNEIFEKINNFCREDIRDRVLTQEILIYLSILIKTEPELFQGLLTLRVGYLILLITSELARELQVTQDEAYEQLMELAPFEVKDRLHQVLSAYTGMSNLLRQQESLHVKQKESDINWVVLPVIEEEVEAQEIPVGGWRRFRQAEGALNRVPKNFFQQVWLLMQHCKGVVIGDKLERRNRLESDVMLSEMTAGEKNFALLVEHLLNKIEAPEYRRVNIEALMELAAIASKNPSLQIEEYMVLDVLIGHAVRLAWLDGHPERGDRYDEDKASAWRHFYNTSPRDCATYILKAFRFLTEFVTEF; the protein is encoded by the coding sequence ATGACAACAGCCACCGCATTACAAGCCCGTCTGGAATATTACTACCAGCAAATCAAAACTATCATTTTGACCCGTCAGAATCCAATTACTGGGTTGTTACCGGCTAGTACAGCCGTAACTGCCCACGGTGATTATACTGATGCTTGGGTAAGAGATAATGTCTACAGCATTTTGGCAGTTTGGGGTTTAGCACTGGCTTACCGCAAGGTAGATGAAGATAAGGGACGCACCTATGAGTTAGAACATAGTGTGGTTAAGTTGATGCGTGGGTTGTTGTTTGCGATGATGCGACAATCTCACAAAGTAGAGCAGTTTAAACATACCCAGTCACTCTTAGATGGCTTACACGCCAAATACAACACAACCACAGGGGATATTGTTGTCGGTGATGATGAATGGGGACATCTGCAATTAGATGCAACTTCCATATTTTTATTGATGTTGGCGCAAATGACCGCTTCAGGATTGCAGATAACTTATACGATTGATGAAGTTAATTTTATCCAAAATTTGGTTTATTACATTGGACGAGCCTACCGCACCCCTGATTATGGCATTTGGGAACGGGGGAATAAAATTAATCATGGGAATGCAGAGTTAAACGCCAGTTCTGTAGGGATGGCGAAAGCGGCTTTAGAAGCTATCAACGGACTGGATTTATTTGGGGTGAGGGGAAGTCAAGCTTCAGTCATTCATGTGTTACCAGATGAAATTGCCCGTGCGCGGATTACTCTAGAATCACTATTACCGAGGGAATCTGCATCTAAAGAAATTGATGCGGCACTGTTGAGTATTATTAGTTATCCGGCTTTTGCGGTGGAAGATGTGCAGTTAAGAGAACGCACACTCAACGAGATTATTAATAAACTCCAAGGGAAATACGGCTGTAAACGCTTTTTACGGGATGGACACCAAACTGTTTTAGAAGATAATCAACGGTTGCACTATGAACCTTGGGAATTGAAGCAGTTTGAGCATATTGAATGTGAATGGCCGTTATTTTTTACTTATTTAGCTTTAGATGGGTTATTTTGTGGTGATCAAAAGCAAACTAAATTTTATCAAGAAAGTTTGGCAAGTTTACTAGTTGAACGCGATGGGTTGCATTTATTACCAGAAGTCTATTATGTCCCCGATGAAAATGTTGAAGCCGAAAAGTTAGTGCCTCAAAGTCAGCCCCGTTTACCTAATGAAAATGTCCCATTAGTGTGGGCGCAGAGTTTATATTTTCTTGGTGAAATGCTGAGTGAAGGATTATTAGCACTAGGAGATATTGACCCTTTAGGTAGACATTTGTGTGTAGGTAAAAAGCGGGAAGCCTTAGTACAAATTGCCCTGTTAGCAGAAGATGAAGATTTACAAGCAAAACTAGAAGTGCATGGAATTGAGACGCAAACGCCGAAACAAGTAGAACCTATTCAAGTGAGAAAAGCAGGGGAACTTTCGCATATTTACACTCAAATTGGTCGCAATGATAAACTTGGTTTAACTGGGCGACCAGTGCGCCGATTGCGGAGTTTGACTACATCTAGAATCTTCCGCATTCAAGGCGAAACGGTGGTATTTTTACCGTCATTTTTAGATTCGCAGCAGTTTTATTTAACTCTTGATTACCATTTTTTGCTAGATCAAATTAGAAGTGAACTGGCGTATATTCAAAAATATTGGAGCGATTTAGGTCGTCCAACTTTAAGTTTAATGTTGACTCACACGATCCTAGAAACTGGTTCGCAAGCTTTACTAGAACTCATGCAGGAGTTGAAAGAAGGTGTATGTAATGGTGTGCAAGTCAAATTAGGGCGACTAAATCAACTCATGCTGACGGCGGGAATACAAAGAATTGATTTTCTGCAAGACGGGGAATTTTCTCAATCACCAATGCAAAATGCTGCTCCACATTGCTATTATTTGGCTTATCATCCTGGGAAAAGTTGGCGATTGGGGCATACTCAAGAATTTCAGATGGAATGTGAGACTAACTTGAGCTTTTTGTTATCATCTCTGCGGTCATCAGAAAATCTTTATGAGCAAATTGAGTTATTGCAAACTTTGACTCGGTTGCAAGGACTGGAGTTTGATACAGGGTTTGGTGGGCCAGGGTATCCGGTGACTGTAGCTTATTTACTAGATGAAGTGTACACCAAAGCCGGAGATTCAGGACACTGGGCAGTAGTCCGGCGGGCGGCTGGATTGCGTCAGATGGTTGACATTGGTTTGTCGGATGCAGTGACGATTATTTTGGTGCGGGGTAAGCAAATTGCTGTAGGTAGGGCTTACAGTGAAGCGTCATTGATTACCGTCCCGATGCCTCATAATGAGATTTTCGAGAAAATTAATAACTTCTGTCGTGAGGATATCCGCGATCGCGTCCTCACACAAGAAATCCTCATCTATCTTAGTATCCTCATCAAAACAGAGCCTGAATTATTCCAAGGACTACTTACCCTCAGAGTAGGCTATCTCATCTTATTAATTACCAGCGAACTAGCACGGGAGTTGCAGGTAACTCAAGATGAAGCCTATGAACAATTAATGGAACTCGCACCCTTTGAAGTCAAAGACCGCTTGCATCAAGTATTGAGTGCTTATACAGGAATGAGTAATTTGTTGCGTCAGCAGGAATCACTGCACGTCAAGCAAAAAGAAAGTGATATTAATTGGGTGGTGTTACCTGTAATTGAGGAAGAAGTAGAAGCACAAGAAATTCCGGTGGGTGGTTGGCGACGCTTCCGCCAAGCCGAGGGTGCGTTAAACCGTGTCCCGAAAAACTTTTTTCAGCAGGTTTGGCTATTAATGCAGCATTGTAAGGGTGTGGTGATTGGCGATAAACTAGAGCGTCGCAATCGCTTAGAAAGTGATGTGATGTTATCGGAGATGACGGCTGGGGAAAAGAACTTTGCTTTATTAGTTGAGCATCTGTTAAATAAAATTGAAGCCCCAGAGTACCGCCGAGTTAATATTGAAGCATTAATGGAACTAGCTGCGATCGCCTCTAAAAATCCCAGCCTGCAAATTGAAGAATACATGGTTTTGGATGTTTTAATCGGTCATGCTGTGCGTTTAGCTTGGTTAGATGGACATCCAGAACGAGGCGATCGCTATGATGAAGATAAAGCCTCAGCGTGGCGACATTTTTACAACACTTCCCCTAGAGATTGCGCTACTTATATCCTCAAGGCGTTTAGGTTCTTGACGGAGTTTGTCACGGAGTTTTAG